The proteins below come from a single Limnobaculum xujianqingii genomic window:
- a CDS encoding phage N-6-adenine-methyltransferase has protein sequence MNTYSQELMEQRSVESHYLKDIGDQWRTPDPIFWGINSMFGPLALDLFTDAENSKCPAYYTAEDNALTQDWSERLKELRGAAFANPPYSRPQQHDGEYITGMTHIMNHTMAMREKGGRYVFLIKAATSEAWWPEDADHIVFIRGRIGFDAPLWFIPANDKQKPTGAFFAGAIVVFDKTWKGERFSYVTRDQLVDTGEAFLEQIRREAGRLGRVAA, from the coding sequence ATGAATACCTACAGCCAAGAATTGATGGAACAGCGGTCAGTTGAAAGTCATTATCTAAAAGACATAGGCGATCAGTGGCGTACACCAGATCCCATATTCTGGGGTATCAACAGTATGTTTGGTCCGCTGGCGCTAGATCTGTTTACTGATGCTGAAAACAGCAAATGCCCAGCGTATTACACAGCAGAGGACAACGCGCTAACTCAGGACTGGTCTGAACGTCTGAAAGAGTTGCGCGGCGCCGCGTTTGCTAATCCACCCTATAGCCGACCACAGCAGCATGACGGGGAATATATAACCGGCATGACTCATATCATGAATCACACAATGGCGATGCGTGAGAAGGGCGGCCGGTATGTGTTTTTAATCAAAGCAGCAACATCGGAGGCATGGTGGCCAGAAGATGCCGATCACATTGTCTTCATCCGTGGACGCATCGGGTTTGATGCTCCCTTGTGGTTTATCCCTGCCAACGACAAGCAAAAACCAACCGGCGCATTCTTTGCTGGTGCGATAGTAGTTTTTGATAAGACGTGGAAAGGGGAGCGGTTCAGCTATGTGACCCGTGATCAACTGGTAGACACCGGCGAAGCATTTCTGGAACAAATCCGAAGGGAAGCGGGGCGGCTGGGGAGGGTGGCAGCGTGA